GTCGACGGTGAAGCCGGCCGGGGCTTCCTTCGTGGTCAGCCACTCGGACATGGCCGTGGCCGGCGAGGTCTGCGTCTGCAGCAGGCGCAGCTGCAGGCCGCCGCCAATGGTCTCGACGAGCAGCGTGAGGATGCGGTCGGCCGCCTTCACGCTGCCGGCGCTCACCACCACGAGCTTCGACTGGGGGTCGATCCAGACGAGGTTGGCGGAGTGTTTCGGGAAGGCGCGCGGCAGCAGTTCCTGCATCACCTCTTCCTTGAGCTCCTTGGCCATCTTGCCCTTCGGGCGGCGGCCGGTTTCCTGCTCGATCTTGTCGAGGCGCTCCTCGAGGCGGCTCTTCACGGCCGACCCCGGCACCGCCTTGCGTTCGACGGCCAGGCGCAGGATGAGTTGCCCACCGACGCTTTCGATCAGCGAGGTGTGCTTGTCGCCACGGGGCTGGACCCAGCCGGCGGACTCGAGCTGCGTGGCGCCGCAGGACACGAAGCGGCCCTTCTGGAGGCGTTCGTCGAGGGTGTCGAGGGACGAGGTGTCCCACTGGGTGATGCGGTAGAGCAGGATGTTCTTGAACATGGACAAACTTCAGAGCAGGGCGCGGATTGTAGGGTGCGCCGGTTCGGAGGAGCCGGAAAAAGGGGCAGGGATTCTCAGGGTACGGGCACGGCTTCGAGCATCGCGCGCACCTGTTCACGCGGGCCGCGGCCGGCACCGGCCACGGGCACCAGTCGGTGGGCGACCGTCTGCGGGAGGATGGCCTGGAGGTCGTCCGGGGCGACGTAGTCGCGCTGGTCCAGCAGCGCGATGGCCTTGGCCGCGCGCAGGATGGCGATGCCCGCGCGCGGGCTCAGCCCGTCGACGAACCACTTGCCGCTGCGCGTGGCCGCGATGAGGGCCTGCAGGTAGTCGAGCAGCGCGTCGGACGCGTGCACCTTCAGCACCTCCTGTTGCGCGGCCACCAGCTCCTCGGGGGACATCACCGCCGACAGCGCGTGGATGGCCTCGCGCCGGTCGGTGCCGGCCAGCAGCGCGCGTTCGCTTGCCTGGTCCGGGTAGCCGAGCGTGAGGCACATCAGGAAGCGGTCGAGCTGCGATTCGGGCAGCGGGTAGGTGCCCAGCTGGTCGGTGGGGTTCTGCGTGGCGATCACGAAGAACGGCGCGGGCAGCGCCCGCGTCTCGCCTTCGACCGTCACCTGGTGCTCCTCCATGGCCTCGAGCAGCGCGCTCTGGGTCTTCGGGCCGGCACGGTTGATCTCGTCGGCCAGCAGCACCTGCGCGAACACCGGGCCCGGGTGGAACACGAAGGCTTCCTTGCTGCGTTCGTAGACGCTCACACCGATCAGGTCGGAGGGCATCAGGTCGGCGGTGAACTGCGTGCGGGAGAAGCGCAGGCCGAGCGACACGGACAGCGCGTGGGCGAGGGTGGTCTTGCCGACCCCGGGCACGTCCTCGATCAGCAGGTGGCCGCCGGCGAGCAGGCAGGCGACGCAGTCGCGGATGTGGGGGCGTTTGCCGACGATGATCGTGCTAATCTGGTCGACGAGCCGGGTGAGCCGGGGCGCGAGGTCGGCATTCAGCATGCAACGGCCTCCCGGCCCGGGAGCGGTACGAGAAACAACCTGGAAAACGGACGCAAACTGCAGGGGGCTGGGCGTGTCATGGCACGCACCATACCCGAAACATCGAACCGAGACACGCATGGCTACCGCCTATTACAGCCACCCCGACTGCGCTGCCCATGACATGGGCCGCGGGCATCCGGAGTGTCCGGAGCGGCTCGCCGCCATCGGCGACCACCTGCTCGCCACGGGCCTCGACGTCGCCCTCGACCAGCGCGACGCCCCGCTGGTGGACCTCGCCGAGCTGGACCTCGCCCACGACACCCGCTACGTCGCCGAGATCAGCGACCGCATGCGCCAGGCGGAAGCCTCCGGCGAGCCGCGGGCGGTCGACCCCGACACCGTGCTGTGCCCCGCCACCTGGAAGGCCGCCCGCCGCGCCGCCGGCGCCGCGGTGGCCGCCACCGATGCCGTCATCGACGGCGAGGTCGACAACGCCTTCTGCGCGGTGCGCCCGCCGGGCCACCACGCCACGCGCAACCAGGCGATGGGCTTCTGCTTCTTCAACAACGTGGCGGTGGCCGCGCGCCACGCGCTCGACAAGCGGGGCCTGAAGCGCGTGGCCATCGTCGACTTCGAC
This genomic stretch from Piscinibacter gummiphilus harbors:
- a CDS encoding histone deacetylase family protein — encoded protein: MATAYYSHPDCAAHDMGRGHPECPERLAAIGDHLLATGLDVALDQRDAPLVDLAELDLAHDTRYVAEISDRMRQAEASGEPRAVDPDTVLCPATWKAARRAAGAAVAATDAVIDGEVDNAFCAVRPPGHHATRNQAMGFCFFNNVAVAARHALDKRGLKRVAIVDFDVHHGNGTEDIVAGDDRILMVSFFQHPLYPGSGGVPLGDNMVNVPISPYTRGEEIREVIEMMWIPRLEDFKPQMIFVSAGFDAHREDDLGQLGLVEADYEWITRRIKQVADRYARGRIVSCLEGGYALGALARSVATHLRVLADL
- a CDS encoding recombination-associated protein RdgC, producing the protein MFKNILLYRITQWDTSSLDTLDERLQKGRFVSCGATQLESAGWVQPRGDKHTSLIESVGGQLILRLAVERKAVPGSAVKSRLEERLDKIEQETGRRPKGKMAKELKEEVMQELLPRAFPKHSANLVWIDPQSKLVVVSAGSVKAADRILTLLVETIGGGLQLRLLQTQTSPATAMSEWLTTKEAPAGFTVDRECELKQPDSEKSAVKYARHVLDIDEVGEHIKQGKLPVNLAMTWEGRVSFVLTEGMSVKKIKMLDVVLENNTAKAGKDDDGGFDADVAISTGELKQLIPALVEALGGEQEGAITGAPATPAPDRLAA
- a CDS encoding AAA family ATPase; the encoded protein is MLNADLAPRLTRLVDQISTIIVGKRPHIRDCVACLLAGGHLLIEDVPGVGKTTLAHALSVSLGLRFSRTQFTADLMPSDLIGVSVYERSKEAFVFHPGPVFAQVLLADEINRAGPKTQSALLEAMEEHQVTVEGETRALPAPFFVIATQNPTDQLGTYPLPESQLDRFLMCLTLGYPDQASERALLAGTDRREAIHALSAVMSPEELVAAQQEVLKVHASDALLDYLQALIAATRSGKWFVDGLSPRAGIAILRAAKAIALLDQRDYVAPDDLQAILPQTVAHRLVPVAGAGRGPREQVRAMLEAVPVP